In Pseudoalteromonas piratica, the genomic stretch CCCAAAATAGCGGGTGTTTTAATGACATAACGTTGTTCACTCATACCATTTGATGATTTCACTTTACGAATGTCATGCAAAATAGCCGTACAGCGCACCGTTTTTTCGACATTGTGTATCTCTGGGTGAATGTCAAACGAAACCGCAGGCTTTTTATCAAGCTTTGTGCGCTGAATATTATCCACGTGTAATGATGATGTTTGTGCACCTGTATCAACACGAACCGTCATTTGCGTAATGCCCAAATCGGGTAGGTCAATGTTTTCTACATGACCGATTATG encodes the following:
- a CDS encoding ATP-dependent zinc protease family protein, producing the protein MSERIIIGHVENIDLPDLGITQMTVRVDTGAQTSSLHVDNIQRTKLDKKPAVSFDIHPEIHNVEKTVRCTAILHDIRKVKSSNGMSEQRYVIKTPAILGNHKWHIEITLTDRSDMTYLMLLGRQAMGDHFYIDPANGFVASQTEL